The Dermacentor silvarum isolate Dsil-2018 chromosome 3, BIME_Dsil_1.4, whole genome shotgun sequence region ggcggctgtttgatgacctatatgacacgcatgtcatgacatatcatttatgttcgtcatatactcttgtcatagtatgccaattttggtacataccaagttaacgaaacgaccatgagagcacaaagatgcaggcggctagatagatagatactgtcaaagtagcaaatgttcgccaagaaatgcttcgcatttaaaaacttGGACGTGAAACCTCACTGCTTACGTTGCATGGAAAAATATGTTGTGCCTCGTGTGTACACAAACTATGGCAAGGGGACTCGTGCTTTCTACGTGCCGGCTAAATTTAATAATTTGAAGCATAGTGAGTTCACATGATCATttttaaacaaataaaataattctTAAAGTCATGGGTGACATGTAATGCCCAGATTCGTAAACCTTTTCTTAACGAATTTCAAAGTATATGTATATGACTGAGCACTTTCAGAACACAGCTATATGCTATGTACCTTATTGCATTTTGTTACCTATCAAAACCTTCTGTTGCTAATGTATCTGCGAAGTTATTTTTGCTGTCAATGTTTTTATTTTAAATCTACCGTGTATACATAGTATGTTCATGCATACGCAATATCACTGTAATCaatcttttttttgtttcaattttCTTTTAATTATTTTTAGTGTATTATTAATCCGTTGTGTACACATGCTAGTACCACCTGCCGAGTGCCAGCCTAGCAAACAAGCAATCATGCTTCTGCAGGCTGGATATCTGTGATACgatggctagatgggtaggtgtgccgaccggcgcgtctggagcgtagttcaccgcttctccgcgtcatgatgcaaaattggcgctgcggtcagtagaacggttccgcagcgcgcgtcgtctgctacagggggctggcggcgagaaaaaaaataataaataaagcccgtattggaatagttgtacgtcgtctgttcgtgtcagtttcaaaagtgaagagctccgcgtctctcgtactgtttgcaagttcctaagcgatgtggaatgttccaggtcggaaaaatgactgGCGAGATTAGCGGCatcattgctccaccaaagaagaccatcaaggagacttactgcttcgctccgaactgcaagtcgggctccaAATTAGTGAGAAAGACAGCGCGTTCCGCtctctgacagcggaaatgttagCCCCGGGCGGCTCAGTAGCTTGCTTCAGTaacggcgacgttaatgagcaagccgtacaccgaaaagtgtacgtcgatgagctcctcaaCATTGAAAATTTGCAAGCTGCACAGGAGGTGCTCaacgcctgcgacatcgagcaccgctgcgctgctacagggtaAAGAAAaatgactctaggcttatattctatatagcaggctatgtagcaagaaagttcTTGCAAAGAACCAAATGCTCCGATAGCTCaaggacattactgaattcaacagaatgagtaggtcagggctgttgctcccttctgaagcactaaagaaactggtagcatcgctcgaagacgccttcacgctgtgcttcagtttaaatgagttacgaaggaacagtatcacCGACTTtacatcctttctgcagctgaatcctccgaatttgatcggctgtgagcggcacaagaaagagctcacaaacgatgttgtgaagttctattcaattacacgcctttactttcttgtcaagggcaagtaCATGGCGCTTGAAaccaacagggagaagaggaatcacctgaagcggaggcgtgtgctgtgaataatgttatgatgtggtggaccaacgttgcgaccttgctggcgctaggctatttaggttggtgcgtctgctgactcaagttatgagagcgcttcttgtattttaaatatatccatgaatctagcccaagacgtattgctttattttattgcaaacaaacggtgaaccatatgcacttaccaacacaattcgtctcgtaacaatttaaataccgtaactgaggcagcaatgaacacaatagctggatttctcgaaattgaagcattataactcactaaatatcacgcaaacacgtttccatataccgtataaaaccactgcagtgttgttttatgcatggaaaaatgcatctacgtatttattgcaatgggctggagcgccgcgtttatgcCAATAAATGttaccaatcgccaagctagaaaattgacttcagcatatcctGTCTTCTGACCCCCCCcctagacgacagtaacaaattccccattctggctttgccgacactgctcaaaacggcttTGTATAACACGTACTTCTAAGCTAGAACAGAGGCAGcaatactatcaaacacgctgctcgtctccaCAGCGCAGCCGACATTGCGcgcagccgttatactgtccgcagcgccacgtctgcgtcatgatgcggagaagtggtgaactacgctcggtcggcacacctacccatctagccaccgtatctgTGACGTGAATGCATGTAATAaagattatttattattattaagaATGTGTTTCCATTAAAACAGATCACACCAAATGCGTCTGCCAATGTTCTGCATGCAGCTGACTGGGGAACCTCGGCAGCTGTGGGGCTGCATGTGCACACGAGTCAATAAAATTGAATTGCATTTGTACCTACAGCACGAACAAAACAGACTGGACGACATGAAACGAGCACTGTAAAttacacataaatgaaataaataaaagaagaagaaaacaacagaaagacaaaaagaaaaaacatcCGTGCACGCACcaacacactaagaaaaaaaaaatgcaatggacAACAAAGTTCTATCAGAAACAAGATCTAAAATTCAACCCCTGTTCAATAGTGTTGTGTTGTCGTTCCTTCATCTGCAGTCCGTTTTGTTCACGCTGTAAGTAAAGATGCCTGCATGTGCTGTACGGCACAAAGAGTGCATTTATTTTGTGTGTGCTTTGTGTATGAACACGCTTGCACGTTTCGGTGGCCCAGTTGTCCTCCGACATTAAGCCTGTGCAACGTTTCCTTGGTAATTATGGATCACTTTTACAGGCTCTGTAGTAATAAATATCTCTGTAGCCGACATAAATGTGACACGCATCTTCATTTTTACAAACATGCACACTCATCAAGCAGTTATACTTTAGCGACTGTTCATTAGACTTGCACAGCACGGTGGGTGATACGAGACTGCTCACTAAAGTTCAAAGGCATGTAAAGGAGAAATATGCATGTACAGCTAACATAAAATGTTTAGGCCTTGAGAGTACATGCTGATTTGAGTTAATTAACACTATCTTATCTGTAGCATTTAAGTCCTAAACTGCCATGTCCAGTTCTTCTGCAAGTGCTGACCTTTATGCTCATACAGTTTGAAAGGCAATCTCGAGGAAAGAGTGCATTTTTATGTGTCAGCTTGGTGGGTATCACAGTGGCTAAAACGCATTTGGTTTGCTTCTCCACTGCCTTGCCATTACGGAATGCCTGGCACCATCTATGTTATTCCCAGCTTCAGCTTTCCAGTTTAACAAAGGTGTGATAGAATAGGTGAAACCATTAAAGACTAACCCATCTTGAGTTGTGTATTGTTCTAACTACTGACCTCTACTAGGTCTAGAAATGAAAGCAACATTACAAAAAGCTGACCCAGTTACTTTTTCAGCAAATGCAGCACATTCTTCCAAAGGAATGGGAAGTGTGTTTATTGTGGCCTTAAACAAGCTTATAAATTATGTAGCCAACTGTCTGGCAACCTGAAATGCCGAGATGAGCGAACTTAGCTGAATCTTTTCACTTGTGCCAGCTGCAAGTCGATACCTAgggggaaaaagagagagagcctTGTACAGAATGAAAGCTCCTTGTTGTTAAAAAGAGTCAACTTTAAACCTTGATGGGACACAAAGAGAAACGCTAAGTTAGTCTAATCTGATAAAGTATGCTTTAAAACCTCTATCAACATCAATTTCTTGCTGGAAGGTTGATTATAAGAAGAGAACACAAAGTTCAAAGTTCCATTTTTGAATTTTGCGCCGAAGCCCCGGCACTGGCAGGTAAGCATAGCACCATGAATTTCAAAGGGCTTTCTTCCTATTTTGGTGGTTGTAGATCCCTAAGTGCTCTTGAAACTTGTTCAGTTCAGTGTTTGGCtgctttagaatacaatgtaggcCATCTTTGCCAATGAACAATTAACTGGGCCTCAACAGATGCCATCAAAATCCATAATTTCACAGCAACCTGTTGCGGAAACTTGAAGGCAGCCTTGCCTCTCGTCTTTTGTTTTTGTGTCTTTTCTCGCTTACGAAGCCTCCAGTTACGGTAACAGTGGTGTTTTTGGTATTTTAGACGGTAATTTACTTATAAAGCTataataatttttctctttagtgtccatttaattgtAACTTGAATATTCAACTTAACTAGTCAACTTTACTTAGTCAACTCCACCATGTTTAAAACTCCCGATAGGTGCTTGTAAGTTTCTATAGATAAAAAGCATCATTATTTTGAACTTCACATTTCAGATACCTAATTTAAGCTGTAGAATGGACAGGAACATGGGTATTATTTTTAATACTGAATAATATGAGCTACAGGGAATCACTGACAGGCAGACCATGAACTTTGCCGCTCTTACTAGACGCACTAAGACGATTTTTACAAGACAAAACACGCCTACATCACATTAAAAACCAAGTAAATGAAAAATACTAACACAAAGTGAGATTGTGAGAATTTGGCGACATATAGTGCTACTTGTGATTGCGACTACGTGGAGGAACTGGAAACATGACTGAATTTTGTGCATATGTTGACAGGCTTCTTCAACTAGTGATGGTTTACATACTGTAAGCCCTTGAGAACCATCAAGCAATGACTGCACAAGCTGTGGACTCAATGGTTAAGTAGAAGCTGGGCTTTTGAGTAGCATACGAGTTTTTTACCTCCAAAGGCAATGCGACCATGCTTCATGGTGCATCAGGAAAACCTCTAAGGTTTGTTGTTCCCGAGTGCAAGTGCTCAGTGCCATCACAGGTATTTCAGATAATGAAAAGTTTATTTTGCTGCAAGTTCTAACTTCATTGTTCTACAATAATATCTGAATATCTGATCCGGTAAGTCTTTGCTGCACTGTTTCAATGAGCACACAGAATTTTCTTTAATAGTACAATGAAGTACCTACAGCTGAGTTTTGCAGTTACATTTTAATGCTTGTGACAGAATTATGCAAATAAAATTAGCAAGAGACAAGGCAGTCCACAGTAAACTAAAACCATTATAAGGTGCAAAGAGCTACATTAccataaactttttttttaaataagaaTATAACAAATAGAACAGCTATTGTCCAATAGTTACAGTACAACCATGTTTAGCGAAACTTTGTTAGTGAACATTTGTAGTCCATGTatgaaaagaaagcaaacaaaaggcGATAAGTCACAGATTTTGGAGCAACATTGAAAAGTTAAACTGGAATGTGAAAGGTATTTGTAGAGCAAGCATGTGATTCGATTCATTATTTATGCATCTAGGTTTAAAGCTACACATACTTACTCAATTTCTGCCATTTTGTCAATCAGGTACATCTTCACTTTATCTGGAAGTTCAACTGTTTTCAAAAAGCAACAAAATAATTAGAACAAAGGAAGATTGCTAGTAATTGAAATTGAAAGCACCATTGCAATTTGACTAAATGCAGTCAGGTTTCAATAATCACATTACCTATGAGTGATAATAAAAAGTCAgtgcaacagcaacagcaactGCATAAGCTGTATGTGGTATTTTACTTGTTTGGTAGCTGCTCTGCTGTACAGGCAATGTCTAAAGTGAGTTAAATAGGGGACCGGTAGACTAAATTTACTACAGTGGCCTCCATAGATATGACAACCTtcctgacgaagacaagtgccTTTGTTGAAATGCCGGCTACAGCGACAACCCTTGTTCGACCATTGTTGATTGCTTAAATTCTCTATGTGCCTGTGAACCTCTGTCTTGTTTAAACCATCCTCACAGTTTTGTAGGACCAATGTCCTCGCACAATCACAAACAAAACGATGCTGCCCTAAAGCCAAAGTTCAATGTTACGGCAATGTGCTATTGTCCTTCTGTTGCACAGCACTGAAAAACTACCATATTTACTCATGTAAGGCTACCACATTAACACAAAAGTTTTTTGCAGGTAGTGGACCTTGCTTTGAAGCAGGCACATGGCTGCTCAATGAAGCCTTGAACTGTGCTCACACCACTATACATAATTACACAAACACTAGCGATCACTTACAAACACTTTTATTCAGTAATCCTCATTGCATTCACTGCCCTTGTCTGATGAGCTTGCCTTACTGGCGCCCTCCCAAAGTTAGTCGACATCCGTGCTATCCATACTCTGTTAGAGATCGGCATCATCTTGAAGCTCTTGACAATGAATGAAACTGCGCACCACACATTCAAAATCCATGCGCACGTCTTGCAGTGATGCCCGCTTCATGCGCTGACGACATAGAAGCACACTGTATCGTGATGAGATGATGACATCGTTGGCAGGACAGTAACAATTGCCTTCTAGCAGCATCTTGCGGAAATTAACCAATTCACACGGGTATGTGTGTGATGCTTAGTGAAACTTTtcttcccaattttttttttctgatccaATGTGGGGACGCAGGCCTTACATGTGAGCAGGCCACACGCAAGCAAGCACTGTCTACCACCCTCTAGTTCATATGTGCATTCTCTTGTTACTAGGAGCTCCATCACAGCTGCAGACTGTTTGAATCACCTCGATTGCTTTCTTGTGAGGAGTGTGAAAATTCAAGCACAATTAGCAGGATACAGCTACATCTTTGGGATGAATATTCATGAGCATGGCAGGTAGCATCGTAATAGCTGAGTATAGCGTGCATGAGCAGCTTACTTGCATCCAATAAAAAGAACCATTGCAAGTGCCAATGCAGCCGCTAGCAAATGAAGGCTACATGCTACATCCAAAGTTGGTGTTGCTATTGTACTCCATTTCGCAAACATCAGGCAAGGCTGAGAAAGCTACGCAAGTAGCTAAACAAGTAGAAGAATGAGAATGATGTAGTGTGCTCCGACATGTAGCTGATGCTTTGAGAACGATGTACCTGTGTGCTACAATGAACTGTCCTCCATGCTCCTGCCAGTACAAGTATGACTTTTCCTGCAGTAAATAAGTTTGCCCTACCCATGTGAATAAACCCTCTGTGCTATTCCTCCTACCTCTCGACCTCGCACTCATCAACAAGTTAGCAACTGTCATCGTGAAAGTTTGGATGACAGCGTGGGACAGCTATCCCTTTCAAAACGCACCAGTGGCCTAGGCTAGAGTGACCCTCTAAGTGACGCCAGAGTCCCAGGGCTCTGACTCCCAAATCTTACAAGGTGCACGACACCTTCCACGTAATAATCATGTCATATTCTGCAACATAAGTGTTATATATAACACTTATAGTTGCATCAAATTACATGACGCATATCTATATCTTTCTTTCATATGTAACACACTATATTTTGGTCGCAAGTGTGAGCAGTGAGAGAAATCTCTCTAGCCATCGCAGTGTTGCCAGCTATGTATGAAACAAAGTATAGGTTGCAAGGCGATGCAATTTAGCCACTGATACAATGATCCATTTGCAACCAACCGTGCCTGTACATCACGATCAATCAATCACTTGGTGACTTAACTCTTGCTACCAATGCCTGGAACGAATTAAGGCAAGCTTACTGCAAATATTTTAGTTTGTAAGTATTCTTATGAAATTCTTCATCCTGAAAGTAGACAATAGGGTTCCATCAAATCATTTAATAGGAACTTGAGCTCATATTTGGTGAATACATGGTAAttctttttttgtattatttATGCTAAGTGCACTTGGTCTGTATCAATGGAATGTTGTATTCATTCAATTCATTGTATTTGTTGTGATTTCTATGATTTCAGTTTCTTTGGTATCAGACGCTGTAATTCAATTCATTGTACAGTATTAGTTATCTGATGTACGCACTAACGGGAGGTCTCACACTAAACCTCCTAGCTTTGAGAATGCTTTTTTCATTCTGTATTCTAGGCACTGTGGCGTCATGTTTATGCGAATcacattaaaataaaaaaataaaagctatGATGCTATAGCAGAAATGGCACACATTTGTGCAGGAGGTGGTCTAGTATCAACTCACCTCTATGGACATACAAATGAACCTGTGTCAGCACATCTTGAAGAGCCAAGCCTTTTCCCACTTTTAGCTTGTTGATGTCTGGCACACAATGGGTAGCGATGTTAAGGACACAGGTTAAACAACTTCACTCAATACAACGAATGTGCAAAGTGCACCAGATGGTTTCACAGATGCAAATTTCTGTTTAAAGGGATTCAATAGCAATTGAAAAAATATTTACTGAACTTGCAGATCACACAATATGCCAGAGACACAGAGGCTTATATTACCAGAAAATAAAACAGAAGCAAAATATGAATGGCATATTTGAACTTCTACAGCCAGCTGTCCATACCACCGTAAATTTTGTCAATGTATGGCCAAGGCTAGTTAATCGATAATTTTAAAAATAACTGcatttaaataaaaaattaagaaacATGCAAGCTGGCAACTTTTCTAGATTATTTGTGTGCACAAGGGGAGAAAGTATGGAAGTGAAGTTTAGACACCATGCATACTTTATGGGTGCCGTGAGTAATTTAGGTGTACAATTTAAACAAAGCACATTTTCTCTAGTAGTGACTAAGCCTGCAATTAATTAAAAATTTTAGCCTAATTATCTGCCAGCCTCTAAATGACTGATGACACAATAGCTCCGAGTACTCAGTGTACGATACCATGCAAACACGTTTGCATGCTTTAGGCAGGCCTTTATATCTTCTGTAATAACCTGATCAGAGTCACAAATGTCAAAGTGGACAATAGCCACAGCATTGTCATCACTCATAATGAATTTATGACATTCTATTGTAAACATTCACTTCATCAATGCATTCAGCTTGTATTTCCCTTAACACCTCAAGATAAATGAGCCCTTCAGCCTACTGTTGGAAGTAGTGATCTGTGAACCTAGCAGCCATCTTCATTTATAACACACAGCGCATACTCCGtgtgtggctaaaaaaaaaaaaaaaaaaaaatctatctaAAGCAGTCATGTCTCCCTTCAAAAATTCCTTCCGTAACCTGTTCTGTTTGGCTAAGCAAAGGAAACAGGTTTGGCCCTCTTTCCCTGGATATCTTGAGAAAGGAAAGGACATGTTGCAGCAACAGATGTAATGCACTCTTATGTTTGCGCAATGATTTATGCACTTCTAGAAGCCTCTGTGAACATGTGTTTGCAACTGCAAAGCATGCAACAGCCAGCAAGCATGCCCAAGTGTAACAAAAGCAAACCAGCACAAAAAGATACGGTTGTAGGAGAAAGCGAAGTCTTCATTGAGCAGGGTGCTGACAATGTCACTGATGTCTTCCTTGAGTGGGTGACCCACGCAGAGATAGACATTGGTCTCATTCACTTCGTCAAAGGCCATACTTGTGCTCTGTGGTATAAGAGAAACACAGGTTCCACAATTTATGCTACGTTTAAGTTGACTCCCCAccgggttggagtgcatacggcaggcattgccaaatcctgactgggagcttaccactgtcgttgaaaagaaaagtgtacaatcattgcattctaccggtgctaacatatggcgcagaaacttggaggttaacaaagaagctcgagaacaagttaatgaccgcacaaagagcgatggaacgaaaaatcttaggagtaacgttaagagacaggaagagagcggtgtggatcagagaacaaacgggggtagacgatattctagttgacattaagtggaagaaatggagctgggcaggccacataggatggataaccggtggaccattagggttacagaatggataccaagagaagggaagcgcagtcgaggacggcagaaagtcaggtgggatgatgaggttaggaaattcgcaggcgcaagttggaatacgctagcgcaagacaggggtaattggagatcgcagggagaggccttcatcctgcagtggacataaatataggctgatgatgatgatgatgttgactCCAGACTTCCCTTCCCACCCCGTACAGGTTATGACCTttagaaacaaaataaagcatagTTCAATGCATAGAGGCTGAGCTGCCTGATTTATTTATTAAGAACGGGGCTCACATGTGGCGATATGCAACTTCACGCAGAGTTGAACTACACAATGTGCAAGCAGCTTCAAGCAAAGATTAATTCTGAGTGCTACGTGTTAGACCCTGATTGATTCCAGTGAGAAATGCTGACTGCACTAAAGCACTGCTACAtatgaaaagtgaaaaaaaaaaactgaaattgcAAGAAAACCCTCAAAATAGAGGGCGAAAGAGGACCTGAAAGGCATTCATAGCACAGCCTTGTTTTGCAAACAGAAATAGAAAGAAGACCTTGTTGATCATACATTGCAGCAGATTCCAGTTGAGGCTACATAACTTTACACTGTGAATGATAGCAAGTTCTTCATGTTACAAGCTAATTACTTGCATAGTTGAACAATGCACTTCATATTAATGCAAGTGAAATGTTTGTTATAAAAATGAGAAGGGAATCAGTGAGGGAAATAGGAGCAAACCTGAAGAATGTTCAGTGCTTTCCTCATGTCACCCTGAGCCAGATCCATGAGTGCTTTCTTGCCATCAGCTGTGACGGTCAGCCTAAAACAAATACAGAACAAGAAATGCCTATCATTATGACACCTCCATGCACATGGCAGTATGTATACACATCACTAATTGTAACTTGTGTTGGTTCAACTACCCgtaaaattaaattaattataTTCTGGGGtattaagtgccaaaaccacaatatgtttatgaggcatgccgtagttggggacttggggttaatttcgaccacctcgggttctttatgcaccaaatgcacagtacacaagcgttcttgcatttcgcccctatcaaaatgcAGCTTCAACTAATCTCAGCATTCCTATTCTACAACTGACAAATGCAAAGCCTCGTCGGAGTTACAATTCTTTCATCATTGCCACACTTCTGTATAGCTGGATAAATTTACAATAAAGGTGGCCTCAGGGGAAACCGATGCAAATTTGCTGCATCCCTCCAGTTTGACCCAAAAGGTATGAGCAGAATGTAGTTGGAATGAAACACATGCCACTGAATTAAAGCAGTGCCTGCTTGTCTACTCTTATGGCAAATGCCTCACTAGTATTCAAGTGCCCAGAACAACTGAAATTTGCCATGAAGGCTAGCTAATCTTTCTTCGGGTATCTGCTTAACATGTCACAATGACCTTACTTTTTTCATAATGAAAAGAAAATGCTGCAGTTGTACTGATTATTAGAGAGGTGCTTTCATTGATAGTGAACGCCCATGTGCCTTTATTGATAAGCTGCCAGAACTTACAGAAAATGATGTTTATGAAAAACAAGTGATGCCTATCACCTTTACTACAACGTGATCATTGATATTATGATACTACTGTACATGAATGGAGACTAATGCTGACGCTGCATCTAGCGGGCGTTTGAACACTAGCTTGTCGCTCGATCCCACATTATGTAACATTTTCAGACTTTTGAAGCCataataaattaaattaaattaaaggAATAAGGCATTTAAATAAGACATCTTTTCTGCTTCAGCACCTCTTCGATCGCTCAACCTCTTCCACCGGTACCGTTGGAATGCAGCCAGTTCACTTCTACTTGTGCTGTTTAAATGACACGCAAGGTAAGGTTGGCAGACAAAATCTGAGGCTCCTGCCACGTCTAGAGAAAGATTGCAAAAGCATATGTCTGCAAACACCCTGCTAGCGATTCATCAAAACAGACTCAATTAAGACCCTTCAGACCACTTTCATTCCTTTTGCTCTCTTCGATATTGTTTCCTCTCCATTTTCCCCCATTTAAATCCTTCTTCCACATTCTCCTTTAATATTGTTTCAGAGTAATAGGGCGTTAGAGAGGAAATTATAGCTGGTGACAGCCAATAAACAGTGTGATCAAGGGAATGCGCAGAGCACAGATCTATTCAATAGCGACATGAAAGTACATGGCTGACAGTACCACCCAGGCCGTCTGCTGATAACCACTGATGCTAACCGTTGACATTATCAGTGAGAGTACAATTGGGTGCTTGAAGAACTGGCTGTCTGTCCGCGGGCAGCATCCATCTTGCTAAGGACACGAGTTGTGGTTTTTACGGGGGATGGCATTTATCCCAGGTTTGAGGTGCTCACTTGTCCAGCTATCGATGGTAATAGCTTGTGGCTGATGGTTGGTGATTGAATGCACCATGTGATCGAGCCAACATGTGACAATACAATGAAATCTCGAtacaattctgcataatacgtttttcgggataacaTGTTTTTGTTCATTTCCCAGCCAAAGTCTTATAGGAGCAATGTTTTatgataatacgattttcggatgatacattATATTTTACGGTTCCTGTGAAGATAGTATCAATGAGATCCCACTGTATTCATGTCCTTATACAATATGAATGTGGCCCAAAGAGAGGCATCCAACTTTAATAGTGCACATTCGAACCCCCACCAATAGCACTGGTGGTTACCAGCGGATGGAACAGATGGTCCTGCTGGACATGCTTTCCCTATTAACAGATCTGCGCTCTGTACACATCCCTCTGCATCAGGGTGTTCCAACTCAAGCTAAATGTTGAGTTCGATCTCGGGTGCCAGGGCACATCTCATAGCTTTGGCCCCTGTACCAGGCTCTTGTGGAATGAAGCATACCTGGAAACACAGTATCACATTCTTCACGGGACCGCATAAAAATAATGTGAATGCTGGGAAGCTGGCAATAGAATATATTAAAGTCTTTGGGTCCTGACTGCGCCAACACCATGAAGCACACAAAAAAATTCAAAGACAGTGAACACACCAACAAGGTTCTACTGCGTGTGCTTCCGGGCACTTGCAAGTATAATGTATTAGAATGATATCGCATTTAATGAGATTTGTGCATTCTCGGATGTATAAAACAATTTATAGATATAACTTGCTGCTGTCTGCAGCTTAGGGACATAACATTTTTGCATAATTTAAAGCAACATTGATTTATACAAAGCGGTTTTGCAGCAGTGTTACACCAGCATGCACACTtgtacacacacatatacacgcaCACACTGTCGTGTTTTCAAAAGTTTGCCATAGAAAAATGTACTGATGTTAATAAACCAAACCGTGTTTAGGGTGACCATCTAGCTACATGCACACCTCACCTTTCTTGGGTGATTACGTGATCGATACGAGGTGACATTTGGGAAGCTGTGAGGGGCCCAAATCGAAACCGAGTGCATCGTGATTGCAAAGCTGGTATGATCTTGGAGAGGTAGTTGCAGATGAGGCAGAACCGGGCA contains the following coding sequences:
- the LOC119446721 gene encoding replication factor C subunit 5-like; its protein translation is MSTATTNLPWVEKYRPQKLDDLIAHEDIISTIGRFIKEDKLPHLLFYGPPGTGKTSTILACAQQIYSPREFSSKVLELNASDDRGIGIVRGEILSFASTKTIFNSGFKLIVLDEADAMTNDAQNALRRVIEKFTENARFCLICNYLSKIIPALQSRCTRFRFGPLTASQMSPRIDHVITQERLTVTADGKKALMDLAQGDMRKALNILQSTSMAFDEVNETNVYLCVGHPLKEDISDIVSTLLNEDFAFSYNHINKLKVGKGLALQDVLTQVHLYVHRVELPDKVKMYLIDKMAEIEYRLAAGTSEKIQLSSLISAFQVARQLAT